One part of the Mariniflexile litorale genome encodes these proteins:
- a CDS encoding TAT-variant-translocated molybdopterin oxidoreductase, translating to MSSNKKYWKSVEELNENSSIVETLKQNEFVDQIPTDEFLGNKDTLEATSTTRRDFLKYVGFSTAAASLAACEGPVVKSIPYVVQPQEIIPGVANYYATTIADGFDFASVLVKTREGRPIKIENNALAATNGSANARVNASVLGLYDSLRVQSPKKGDASISWSTFDKETNQKLTDLKVAGKEIVLLTQTFASPSTGKLISEFKEKYGNVRHVVYDAISESTALDAYQAKYGERALANYDFSKAMTIVSVGADFLGDWQGGGFDSGYSKNRIPQNGKMSRHIQFESNMSLTGANADKRVPLTPSEQKVALAKLYSYVVGGSVSGSLPAHVQEAVKKAAEQLKKAGSEAVVITGIQDINAQTVALEINEFLKSKAFDAKTPVKTRQGSDKAVLNLVADMKAGKVGAIIMSGVNPLYTLPNASDFAEGLKKTELSIAFSMKVDETSSKTQYIAAAPHYLEAWGDVEIKKGHYALTQPAIRPLFNTRQFQEALLKWTGNDVSYHDYIKEAWGSTILGGSSFNQALHDGFYVGEIATVTEEVGKDSDLFGVEAEIPSGNTASALAASAKKSGLELSLYTKVGMGDGQQANNPWLQEFPDPITRASWDNYLTISKADADALGLINKHVANGALNGSYAKVTVNGKSITAPVMIQPGQAKGSVGLSFGYGRTAGLKEEMQTGVNAYALYQNFNTAQNVTIEAVSGEHEFASVQLHNTLMGRGDIIKETSLEIFNTKDKKHWNAIPMVSLNHKETPVTSPDVDLWDEFDRSIGHHFNLSIDLNACTGCGSCVIACHAENNVPVVGKTEVRRSRDMHWLRIDRYYSSEESFEGDNEKKDNISGLGSSLSEFGEMEHASVNPQVAFQPVMCQHCNHAPCETVCPVAATSHGRQGQNQMAYNRCVGTRYCANNCPYKVRRFNWFLYNGNDEFDYHMNDDLGRMVLNPDVVVRSRGVMEKCSMCIQKTQKTILDAKRDGREIKDGEFQTACSAACSSGAMVFGDINDKESQVAKLKEDNRMYHLLESVGTKPNVMYQTKVRNTTEA from the coding sequence ATGTCATCAAACAAGAAATACTGGAAAAGTGTTGAAGAGCTAAACGAGAATAGTTCTATTGTTGAGACGCTAAAACAAAACGAGTTTGTAGATCAAATTCCAACTGATGAATTTTTAGGTAATAAAGATACATTGGAGGCAACCTCTACAACACGTCGCGATTTCTTAAAATATGTAGGTTTTAGTACCGCTGCTGCGTCTTTAGCTGCATGTGAAGGACCTGTTGTTAAATCTATTCCATATGTAGTACAACCTCAAGAAATTATTCCTGGTGTTGCTAACTATTATGCAACAACTATTGCAGATGGATTTGATTTTGCTAGTGTTTTAGTTAAAACGCGTGAAGGTCGTCCAATTAAAATTGAAAATAATGCTTTAGCGGCTACTAATGGTAGTGCTAATGCTAGAGTAAATGCTTCAGTTTTAGGGTTGTATGATAGTTTAAGAGTGCAAAGTCCTAAAAAAGGGGATGCCTCTATTTCTTGGAGTACTTTTGATAAGGAAACCAATCAAAAATTAACCGATTTAAAAGTAGCTGGTAAAGAAATTGTGTTATTAACACAAACTTTTGCGAGTCCTTCTACAGGAAAGTTAATTTCAGAATTTAAAGAAAAATATGGTAATGTTCGTCATGTAGTATACGATGCTATTTCAGAATCGACTGCATTAGATGCTTACCAAGCAAAATACGGAGAGCGTGCTTTAGCTAATTACGATTTTTCTAAAGCTATGACGATTGTTTCTGTTGGTGCCGATTTCTTAGGTGATTGGCAAGGAGGAGGTTTTGATTCAGGATACTCGAAAAATAGAATTCCACAAAACGGTAAAATGTCGCGCCATATTCAGTTTGAGTCTAATATGTCTTTAACGGGAGCAAATGCAGATAAACGAGTGCCATTAACACCAAGCGAGCAAAAAGTAGCCTTAGCTAAATTATATAGTTATGTTGTTGGAGGTTCTGTTTCAGGAAGCTTGCCGGCACATGTACAAGAAGCTGTTAAAAAGGCAGCAGAGCAATTAAAAAAAGCAGGTAGTGAAGCTGTTGTAATAACAGGAATTCAAGACATAAATGCACAAACTGTTGCTTTAGAAATAAATGAGTTTTTAAAAAGTAAAGCGTTTGATGCCAAAACACCTGTAAAAACAAGACAAGGTAGTGATAAAGCTGTTTTAAATTTAGTTGCCGATATGAAGGCAGGTAAAGTGGGCGCTATTATTATGAGTGGTGTAAATCCATTATACACATTACCTAATGCTTCTGATTTTGCGGAAGGATTAAAGAAAACAGAATTATCGATAGCGTTCTCAATGAAAGTTGATGAAACGTCTTCAAAAACACAATATATTGCTGCTGCACCTCATTATTTAGAAGCTTGGGGTGATGTTGAAATTAAAAAAGGACATTACGCTTTAACACAACCAGCTATTCGTCCGCTATTCAATACCAGACAATTTCAAGAGGCTTTGTTAAAATGGACAGGAAATGATGTTTCTTACCATGATTATATTAAAGAGGCTTGGGGTTCAACTATATTAGGAGGTAGCTCGTTTAACCAAGCATTACATGATGGTTTTTATGTGGGTGAAATAGCAACAGTTACTGAAGAGGTAGGCAAAGATTCTGACTTATTTGGAGTTGAAGCAGAAATACCTTCAGGAAATACGGCTAGCGCTTTAGCTGCTTCGGCAAAAAAATCTGGTTTAGAATTATCATTATATACCAAAGTGGGTATGGGTGACGGGCAACAAGCCAATAACCCATGGTTACAAGAATTTCCAGATCCAATTACAAGAGCCTCTTGGGATAACTATTTAACTATTTCTAAAGCTGATGCTGATGCATTAGGTTTAATAAATAAGCATGTTGCAAATGGCGCATTAAATGGTAGTTATGCTAAAGTGACTGTAAATGGTAAGTCTATTACGGCTCCTGTTATGATTCAGCCAGGACAAGCAAAAGGTTCAGTTGGTTTATCTTTCGGTTATGGTAGAACTGCAGGTTTAAAAGAAGAAATGCAAACAGGTGTAAATGCTTATGCTTTATACCAAAACTTTAATACAGCACAAAACGTTACTATTGAAGCAGTTTCAGGAGAACATGAATTTGCATCAGTACAGTTACATAATACCTTGATGGGTCGTGGAGACATCATTAAAGAAACTTCTTTAGAGATTTTCAATACTAAAGATAAAAAACACTGGAATGCTATTCCGATGGTATCTTTAAATCATAAAGAAACTCCAGTGACTTCACCAGACGTCGATTTATGGGATGAATTTGATCGTTCTATTGGGCATCACTTCAACTTATCAATCGATTTAAATGCGTGTACAGGTTGTGGCTCATGTGTTATAGCATGTCATGCTGAAAATAATGTACCTGTTGTTGGTAAAACTGAAGTACGTCGTAGCCGTGATATGCACTGGTTACGTATTGATAGATATTACTCATCTGAGGAATCTTTTGAAGGTGATAATGAGAAAAAGGATAATATTTCTGGTTTAGGAAGTTCTTTAAGCGAATTTGGTGAAATGGAGCATGCATCTGTAAACCCACAAGTAGCTTTCCAACCAGTAATGTGTCAACACTGTAATCATGCACCTTGTGAAACTGTTTGTCCTGTGGCAGCAACATCACACGGTCGTCAAGGTCAAAACCAAATGGCATACAACCGTTGTGTAGGTACAAGATATTGTGCTAACAACTGTCCTTATAAAGTACGTCGTTTCAACTGGTTCTTATACAATGGTAATGATGAATTCGATTATCATATGAATGATGATTTAGGTCGTATGGTATTGAATCCAGATGTGGTGGTTCGTTCTCGTGGTGTTATGGAAAAATGTTCTATGTGTATTCAGAAAACACAAAAAACCATTCTTGATGCAAAACGTGATGGACGTGAAATTAAAGATGGTGAATTCCAAACCGCATGTTCTGCAGCTTGTAGTAGTGGTGCTATGGTATTTGGAGACATTAACGATAAAGAAAGTCAAGTTGCAAAACTTAAAGAAGATAATCGTATGTATCACTTGTTAGAGAGCGTAGGGACAAAACCAAACGTGATGTATCAAACAAAAGTGAGAAATACAACGGAAGCATAA
- a CDS encoding DUF3341 domain-containing protein has product MEASKVIHAIYTDDDVLMSAVKKVKAERYHIEEIYTPFPVHGLDKAMGLEPTRIAIAAFIYGLIGLTVATVMMNFIMIEDWPQDIGGKPSFSYIENMPAFVPIMFELTVFFAAHLMVITFYLRSRMWPFKKAENPDPRTTDDHFLMEIAVNGNENELESLLKETGAVEINLIDKAH; this is encoded by the coding sequence ATGGAAGCATCTAAAGTAATTCACGCTATTTATACAGATGATGATGTATTAATGTCTGCTGTTAAAAAGGTTAAAGCAGAGAGATATCACATTGAAGAAATATATACACCATTTCCAGTTCACGGACTAGACAAAGCCATGGGATTGGAGCCAACACGTATTGCTATCGCAGCATTTATATATGGCTTAATAGGTTTAACGGTTGCAACTGTTATGATGAATTTCATAATGATTGAAGATTGGCCTCAAGATATTGGTGGAAAACCAAGTTTTAGCTATATCGAAAATATGCCAGCATTCGTGCCAATCATGTTTGAGTTAACGGTGTTTTTTGCAGCGCACTTAATGGTAATTACATTTTATTTAAGAAGTAGAATGTGGCCGTTTAAAAAAGCAGAAAATCCAGATCCAAGAACTACCGATGACCATTTTTTAATGGAAATAGCAGTAAATGGAAACGAAAATGAACTTGAAAGTTTGCTTAAAGAAACTGGAGCAGTTGAGATTAATTTAATTGATAAAGCGCATTAA
- a CDS encoding cytochrome c — MKSLIKILVLAVILVAVSCKKDTTPNYQFMPNMYESAGYETYGEAAFKNGVEAQLPAEGSIARGFVPFDIENSTEGYMLAKETLKNPLDSTKVDLERGKALYDIYCGICHGNKGDGQGNLVKREKILGIPSYDDAGRAISEGSIYHTIYYGKNAMGSYANQLKEEERWQVVSYVLELKANLEK, encoded by the coding sequence ATGAAAAGCTTAATTAAAATATTAGTATTAGCAGTTATTTTAGTTGCTGTGTCATGTAAAAAGGATACAACACCAAACTACCAGTTCATGCCTAACATGTATGAATCTGCTGGGTATGAAACCTATGGAGAAGCTGCATTTAAAAATGGAGTTGAAGCACAATTACCTGCTGAAGGATCTATCGCTAGAGGTTTTGTGCCTTTTGATATTGAAAATTCTACAGAAGGTTATATGTTAGCGAAAGAAACCTTGAAAAATCCTTTAGATTCTACTAAGGTAGATTTAGAAAGAGGAAAAGCATTATATGATATTTATTGTGGTATTTGCCATGGTAATAAAGGTGATGGACAAGGTAACTTAGTAAAACGAGAAAAGATTCTTGGTATTCCTAGTTATGATGACGCAGGTAGAGCTATAAGCGAAGGAAGTATTTACCATACTATTTATTATGGAAAAAATGCGATGGGCTCATATGCTAATCAACTAAAAGAAGAAGAACGTTGGCAAGTAGTTTCGTATGTACTGGAATTAAAGGCTAATTTAGAAAAGTAA
- a CDS encoding cytochrome c3 family protein: MRKVIHRKLSVNILRVSLILLLAFTTSLSAQGDPAKGKSLFNANCAACHQLDKKMTGPALRNVEARLADAEGLDKEWIYNWIHNSSGVIKSGDAYGNKVYNEYGGAAMTAFPQLSNEDIDNILAYTAEVKAEAPVGATRAASASNANAPTDGISNEIILGALAILFILLGTGLYLVNKTLRRFASAQNVEVPESTKRTPLWQAFVKNQFLMLVVAIFFLLSSAYFVYGYLMQVGIDQGYQPVQPIHFSHKIHAGDNGIDCKYCHSSARTSKTSGIPSLNVCMNCHKSIYEYNGETTPEHSKEFYDREIKKLYKAAGWDDAEQKYTGNSQPVKWVRIHNLPDFVYFNHSQHVTVAGVECQTCHGPIEEMEVVSQHAPLTMGWCIECHRTTDVNVKDNAYYTKIHEELSKKYGVDKLTAAQMGGLECGKCHY, encoded by the coding sequence ATGAGAAAGGTGATTCACCGTAAATTAAGCGTAAACATTCTTCGTGTAAGCTTAATTTTATTATTAGCGTTTACAACCTCGCTTTCTGCTCAAGGAGATCCAGCAAAAGGGAAATCATTATTTAATGCCAATTGTGCAGCATGTCATCAATTAGATAAGAAAATGACAGGACCTGCTTTGCGTAATGTAGAAGCACGCTTAGCAGATGCTGAAGGTTTGGATAAAGAATGGATTTATAATTGGATTCATAATAGTTCTGGAGTGATTAAGTCTGGTGATGCTTACGGAAACAAAGTGTATAATGAGTATGGAGGTGCTGCTATGACAGCGTTTCCACAATTATCAAATGAAGATATTGATAACATTCTTGCGTATACTGCAGAGGTGAAAGCCGAAGCACCAGTTGGAGCAACAAGAGCTGCTAGTGCATCAAATGCTAACGCACCAACAGATGGTATTTCAAATGAAATAATCTTAGGGGCTTTAGCTATTTTATTTATATTATTGGGGACAGGTTTGTATTTGGTAAACAAAACATTGCGCCGTTTTGCATCGGCTCAAAATGTTGAAGTTCCCGAATCAACAAAAAGAACACCCCTTTGGCAAGCTTTTGTAAAAAACCAATTTTTAATGTTGGTTGTGGCCATATTCTTTTTATTGTCTAGTGCCTATTTTGTGTATGGTTATTTAATGCAAGTAGGTATAGATCAAGGGTATCAACCAGTTCAGCCTATTCATTTTTCGCATAAAATTCATGCTGGTGATAATGGTATTGATTGTAAATACTGTCACTCTTCTGCGAGAACAAGTAAGACCTCAGGAATCCCTTCATTAAATGTTTGTATGAACTGTCATAAATCAATTTATGAATACAATGGAGAAACAACGCCAGAACATTCAAAAGAGTTCTATGATAGAGAAATTAAAAAGTTATATAAAGCGGCAGGATGGGATGATGCTGAGCAAAAATATACTGGTAATTCACAGCCTGTAAAATGGGTTCGTATTCATAATTTACCCGATTTCGTTTATTTTAACCATTCACAGCACGTTACAGTGGCGGGGGTTGAATGTCAAACATGTCATGGTCCTATCGAAGAAATGGAAGTGGTTTCTCAACATGCACCATTAACAATGGGTTGGTGTATTGAATGTCACAGAACTACCGATGTTAACGTAAAAGATAATGCTTATTATACTAAAATTCATGAAGAATTATCTAAAAAGTATGGTGTAGATAAGTTAACGGCGGCTCAAATGGGTGGCTTAGAATGTGGAAAATGCCACTATTAA
- a CDS encoding quinol:cytochrome C oxidoreductase produces MYTFSNKLKTFSFILMILGALGVGYGFMTSHKSFEEVETLLAEESHHGGGHAAEASSHGAHGEEAHAQVDEHKEHIEHVQHQIANRPWSALYVAAFFFMMIALGVLAFYAIQIASQAGWSPVLFRVMEGITAYVLPGALIVLAIAVASGTLGHYNLFIWMDPEVVAHDKLIEGKSGWLNIGWFAVRGLIFIAGWSLYRHFARKFSIAQDTAEDKSNFKKSFRIAAGFLVFFIYTESIMSWDWIMSVDPHWFSTLFGWYVFASMFVSGITVIALITIYLKSRNFLPFVNENHLHDVAKFMFAFSIFWTYLWFSQFMLIWYSNIPEEVTYFITRFGDYQLPFLGMVVMNFVFPILMLMNADYKRIPWFVVMAGLVILFGHYIDIFVMIMPATVGDRWFIGIPEISSILLFAGLFILVVFTALTKAPLLVKGYPFRKESEDFHY; encoded by the coding sequence ATGTATACATTTTCAAATAAATTAAAGACATTTTCTTTCATACTAATGATTTTAGGAGCATTAGGTGTTGGATATGGTTTTATGACATCTCATAAATCTTTTGAAGAAGTTGAAACCTTACTTGCAGAAGAATCTCACCACGGTGGTGGTCATGCAGCAGAGGCGTCAAGTCATGGTGCACATGGAGAAGAAGCACATGCCCAAGTAGATGAACACAAAGAGCATATTGAACATGTTCAGCATCAAATAGCAAATAGACCTTGGTCTGCACTGTATGTAGCTGCATTTTTCTTTATGATGATTGCATTAGGTGTTTTAGCTTTTTATGCCATTCAAATTGCATCTCAAGCAGGCTGGTCTCCAGTATTGTTTAGAGTAATGGAAGGGATTACAGCGTATGTATTACCAGGCGCTTTAATAGTTTTAGCTATTGCTGTAGCATCTGGTACTTTAGGTCACTATAATTTATTTATATGGATGGATCCTGAAGTAGTAGCTCATGATAAATTAATCGAAGGTAAATCGGGATGGTTAAACATAGGATGGTTTGCAGTTAGAGGTTTGATATTTATTGCAGGTTGGAGTTTATACCGTCATTTTGCTCGTAAATTCTCTATTGCTCAAGATACGGCCGAAGATAAAAGCAATTTTAAAAAATCATTTAGAATTGCAGCAGGATTCTTAGTATTCTTCATTTATACAGAATCTATAATGTCTTGGGATTGGATTATGAGCGTAGACCCACATTGGTTCTCAACTTTATTTGGTTGGTATGTCTTCGCTAGTATGTTTGTAAGTGGTATAACTGTTATTGCATTAATAACTATCTATTTAAAATCTAGAAACTTTTTGCCATTTGTTAATGAAAACCATTTACATGATGTTGCTAAATTCATGTTCGCTTTCAGTATTTTCTGGACGTACTTATGGTTCTCACAATTCATGCTTATATGGTATTCAAACATTCCAGAAGAGGTAACTTATTTTATAACCCGTTTTGGCGATTATCAGTTACCATTCTTAGGTATGGTAGTTATGAACTTTGTTTTTCCAATTTTGATGTTGATGAATGCCGATTATAAACGAATCCCTTGGTTTGTTGTTATGGCAGGACTGGTTATTTTATTTGGACATTACATAGATATATTTGTTATGATTATGCCAGCAACCGTAGGAGACCGTTGGTTTATAGGTATTCCAGAAATAAGTTCTATATTGCTTTTCGCAGGATTATTCATACTTGTAGTATTTACAGCTTTAACGAAAGCACCGTTACTTGTAAAGGGCTATCCTTTTAGAAAAGAAAGTGAAGATTTTCATTATTAA
- a CDS encoding SPOR domain-containing protein, whose product MKSLNLKISALGILAFITASNYCFAQQGSVVVNQDKKIATLLEVKKEMNKNEPDADRYKIQIYNGNRSGANSAIREFNNSFSDWNSTDIYEPPNFKVWVGNFRTRLEADRALNKIKNKFPSAFIFKPINKKN is encoded by the coding sequence ATGAAATCATTGAATTTAAAAATTAGCGCTTTAGGTATTTTAGCTTTTATTACTGCATCAAACTATTGTTTTGCACAACAAGGAAGTGTTGTTGTAAATCAAGATAAAAAAATAGCCACTTTGCTAGAGGTTAAAAAAGAAATGAATAAAAACGAGCCTGATGCCGATAGGTATAAAATCCAAATATATAACGGAAACAGATCTGGAGCCAATTCGGCTATAAGAGAATTTAACAACTCTTTTTCCGATTGGAATTCTACTGATATTTACGAACCACCAAACTTTAAGGTTTGGGTTGGAAATTTCAGAACACGGTTAGAAGCAGATAGGGCTTTGAATAAAATAAAAAATAAGTTTCCATCTGCCTTTATTTTTAAACCAATAAATAAAAAAAATTAA
- the nrfD gene encoding NrfD/PsrC family molybdoenzyme membrane anchor subunit: MASHYEAPIRRPLVTGEKSYHDVTVDVARPVEGKANKQWWIVFSIALAAFLWGIGCIIYTISTGIGTWGLNKTVGWAWDITNFVWWVGIGHAGTLISAVLLLFRQKWRMAINRSAEAMTIFSVVQAGLFPIIHMGRPWLAYWVLPIPNQFGSLWVNFNSPLLWDVFAISTYLSVSLVFWWTGLLPDFAMLRDRAIKPFQKKIYSLLSFGWSGRAKDWQRFEEVSLVLAGLATPLVLSVHTIVSFDFATSVIPGWHTTIFPPYFVAGAVFSGFAMVNTLLIIMRKVCNLEDYITVQHIELMNIVIMITGSIVGVAYITELFIAWYSGVEYEQYAFLNRATGPYWWAYWAMMSCNVFSPQFMWFKKLRTSIMFSFFISIVVNIGMWFERFVIIVTSLHRDYLPSSWTMFSPTFVDIGIFIGTIGFFFVLFLLYSRTFPVIAQAEVKTILKSSGERYKNIRERGDSLVGTGADARTSGDKVINNKNEA; the protein is encoded by the coding sequence ATGGCGTCTCATTACGAAGCACCTATTAGAAGACCCTTAGTTACAGGCGAAAAATCATACCACGACGTTACTGTGGATGTGGCAAGACCTGTTGAAGGCAAAGCAAATAAACAATGGTGGATAGTATTCTCTATAGCACTAGCTGCGTTCCTTTGGGGAATAGGGTGTATAATTTATACGATATCGACAGGTATTGGAACTTGGGGTTTGAATAAAACCGTTGGTTGGGCTTGGGATATTACTAACTTCGTTTGGTGGGTTGGTATTGGTCATGCAGGAACACTTATTTCTGCAGTACTTTTACTGTTCCGTCAAAAATGGAGAATGGCCATTAACCGCTCAGCAGAGGCGATGACTATTTTCTCTGTAGTGCAAGCAGGTTTGTTCCCAATTATTCATATGGGTCGTCCTTGGTTAGCTTATTGGGTGTTACCAATACCCAATCAATTTGGGTCGTTATGGGTAAACTTTAACTCTCCATTACTTTGGGATGTATTTGCGATTTCAACCTATTTGTCTGTATCATTAGTTTTCTGGTGGACAGGTTTATTGCCCGATTTCGCTATGTTACGTGATAGAGCCATCAAACCTTTTCAAAAGAAAATATATTCTCTATTGAGTTTTGGTTGGTCTGGAAGAGCAAAAGATTGGCAACGTTTTGAAGAAGTGTCTTTGGTTCTTGCTGGTTTAGCAACACCCCTTGTACTATCTGTACACACTATTGTATCTTTTGACTTTGCAACTTCGGTTATTCCTGGTTGGCATACCACTATATTCCCTCCATATTTTGTTGCTGGGGCGGTATTCTCGGGATTTGCCATGGTAAATACACTTCTTATTATTATGAGAAAAGTATGTAACCTAGAAGATTATATCACCGTTCAACATATCGAATTAATGAACATTGTAATCATGATTACAGGTTCTATTGTAGGTGTGGCTTATATTACAGAATTGTTTATTGCCTGGTATTCTGGTGTAGAATATGAACAATATGCATTCTTAAATAGAGCAACTGGACCTTACTGGTGGGCGTATTGGGCGATGATGTCTTGTAACGTATTCTCTCCACAATTTATGTGGTTTAAAAAACTAAGAACGAGTATCATGTTCTCATTCTTTATATCAATTGTGGTAAATATAGGTATGTGGTTTGAACGTTTTGTAATTATCGTAACCTCATTGCATAGAGATTATTTACCGTCTTCATGGACGATGTTCTCTCCTACATTTGTAGATATAGGTATTTTTATTGGTACTATTGGATTCTTCTTTGTATTATTCTTATTATATTCTAGAACATTCCCTGTAATTGCACAGGCTGAGGTGAAAACTATTTTAAAATCATCAGGAGAACGTTATAAAAACATTAGAGAAAGAGGTGATAGTTTAGTAGGAACAGGAGCAGATGCAAGAACCTCTGGTGATAAAGTAATTAACAACAAAAACGAAGCGTAG